One Streptomyces sp. R28 DNA window includes the following coding sequences:
- a CDS encoding thioesterase II family protein, producing the protein MTVPDIRTLWFRGKSAPTARVRLLCFPHAGGAAGAFHDWAALAPPEIEVVAVQYPGRQDRFHEPCASTMEELADTITTALRWELTDDRPLALFGHSMGSSVAYEVARRLEEDPSHTLTRLIVSGRHRPRLPEEQAPRPVPTDPEVLDYVRLLDPEGADLYEHPELQPLIMPALRADFGLLARYRPTHLHQLGVPVTVCGGDRDPVCTIEDLKSWSDVTPKGLDLRVFEGGHFYLRQRQEELLAFIAAQPA; encoded by the coding sequence GTGACTGTCCCCGACATCCGGACCCTGTGGTTCAGGGGCAAGAGCGCGCCCACCGCGAGGGTCCGCCTGCTGTGCTTCCCGCACGCGGGCGGAGCGGCGGGCGCCTTCCATGACTGGGCCGCGCTCGCCCCGCCGGAGATCGAGGTCGTGGCGGTGCAGTACCCCGGCCGCCAGGACCGTTTCCACGAGCCGTGCGCGAGCACGATGGAGGAGCTGGCGGACACGATCACGACGGCCCTGCGGTGGGAACTGACCGACGACCGGCCGTTGGCCCTGTTCGGCCACAGCATGGGTTCGTCGGTGGCGTACGAGGTGGCCCGCCGCCTGGAGGAGGACCCCTCCCACACCCTCACCCGCCTGATCGTGTCGGGCCGGCACCGGCCCCGCCTCCCGGAGGAGCAGGCACCCAGGCCGGTCCCGACCGACCCCGAGGTCCTGGACTACGTCCGCCTGCTTGACCCCGAAGGCGCCGACCTCTACGAGCACCCCGAGCTGCAGCCCCTGATCATGCCGGCGCTGCGCGCGGACTTCGGGCTCCTCGCCAGGTACCGCCCGACGCACCTGCACCAGCTGGGAGTTCCGGTCACGGTGTGCGGCGGCGACCGCGACCCCGTGTGCACGATCGAGGACCTCAAGTCCTGGTCGGACGTCACGCCTAAGGGGCTGGACCTCCGGGTCTTCGAGGGGGGCCACTTCTATCTCCGCCAGCGGCAGGAGGAGTTGCTCGCGTTCATCGCCGCACAGCCGGCATGA
- a CDS encoding beta-ketoacyl synthase N-terminal-like domain-containing protein codes for MTTEEVPMQDPAQGLESAVAVVGMSGRFPGARDLESYWANLRDGVCSLATFTEKELLADGTDAAELGNPAYVSAQGRLPDADRFEADLFGFNRTEAAALDPQHRVLLETAWSALEDAGYAPLTAPSAAAGAGPNRTGVYVGGSPTEHALAAGTDPALAASIGALQVRILTDREFLAPWISYRLGLQGPSMTVQTACSTSLTAVHLAVQALLLGECDTALAGGVAIGSVRKQGYVHYQGGIFSPDGRCRPFDEKAAGTVPGSGVGVLVLRRLEDALADGDPVRAVIRGTAVTNDGSGKVGFTAPGVDQQSAAITEAWAAAGLEPSAAQYVEAHGTGTELGDRIELEAASAAFAGGDGIGLGSVKSNIGHADAAAGAAALIKTILMLEHATLAPTVDVTSPIAALKESPLRLVTEAEDWPSRAGLPRLAGVTSVGIGGTNVHVVVQEAPERPARAGTATHSAATAAHPLVLPLSARTEPQLATLADRLARRLREADAPSLIDVAHTLRTGRVRLPARAYVVAGTRQEAADRLTATAGGRRDTTTDPLGEAWLRGEEVTWPALEGDVRRVQLPTYPFAGESHGALTLLRPTVQVPHEEAAPDAAAPTPESELEHKVIELVIEALDLNSAADLAQTYFEAGGDSLTAVHLTGRLRDELGIDVPIQLFLEPITLRNMTMSICEMKQNGAADGALDALLSEFEAES; via the coding sequence ATGACGACCGAGGAAGTCCCGATGCAGGATCCGGCGCAGGGTCTCGAATCCGCGGTGGCCGTCGTGGGCATGAGCGGCCGTTTCCCCGGCGCGCGGGACCTGGAGTCCTACTGGGCCAACCTGCGTGACGGCGTCTGCTCCCTGGCCACCTTCACCGAGAAGGAGCTGCTGGCCGACGGAACGGACGCGGCGGAGCTGGGCAATCCCGCGTATGTGTCCGCCCAGGGCCGCCTCCCGGACGCCGACCGCTTCGAGGCGGACCTCTTCGGCTTCAACCGCACGGAGGCGGCGGCGCTGGACCCGCAGCACCGCGTGCTGCTGGAGACGGCCTGGTCCGCCCTGGAGGACGCGGGATACGCGCCGCTGACTGCACCATCTGCCGCTGCCGGGGCGGGCCCGAACCGCACCGGCGTGTACGTGGGCGGCAGCCCCACGGAACACGCGCTGGCGGCCGGCACGGACCCGGCGCTCGCGGCGTCGATCGGCGCCCTGCAGGTCCGTATCCTCACCGACCGCGAGTTCCTGGCGCCCTGGATCTCCTACCGTCTGGGCCTTCAGGGCCCCAGCATGACGGTCCAGACGGCCTGCTCGACCTCGCTGACGGCGGTCCACCTGGCCGTCCAGGCTCTGCTCCTCGGTGAGTGCGACACGGCACTCGCGGGCGGCGTGGCCATCGGCAGCGTGCGCAAGCAGGGCTACGTCCACTACCAGGGCGGGATCTTCTCCCCCGACGGCCGCTGCCGCCCCTTCGACGAGAAGGCGGCCGGCACGGTGCCCGGCAGCGGGGTGGGCGTGCTGGTGCTGCGCCGGCTGGAGGACGCACTGGCCGACGGTGACCCGGTGCGCGCGGTGATCCGGGGTACGGCGGTCACCAACGACGGTTCCGGCAAGGTCGGTTTCACCGCTCCGGGGGTCGACCAGCAGTCGGCGGCGATCACGGAGGCGTGGGCGGCGGCGGGGCTGGAGCCGTCGGCGGCGCAGTACGTGGAGGCGCACGGGACGGGGACCGAACTCGGGGACCGGATCGAGCTGGAGGCGGCGAGCGCGGCCTTCGCGGGCGGCGACGGCATCGGCCTCGGCTCGGTGAAGTCGAACATCGGGCACGCGGACGCGGCGGCCGGGGCGGCGGCGCTGATCAAGACGATCCTGATGCTGGAGCACGCGACGCTGGCACCGACGGTGGACGTCACGAGCCCGATCGCCGCCCTGAAGGAGTCGCCGCTGCGGCTGGTGACCGAGGCCGAGGACTGGCCGAGCCGTGCGGGCCTGCCCCGGCTGGCGGGCGTGACGTCGGTGGGTATCGGCGGCACGAACGTGCATGTGGTGGTCCAGGAGGCACCCGAGCGGCCGGCGCGGGCGGGTACGGCGACGCACTCGGCGGCCACCGCGGCGCACCCTCTGGTCCTGCCTCTGTCGGCGCGCACCGAGCCGCAACTCGCCACGCTGGCTGACCGGTTGGCGAGGAGACTGCGCGAGGCGGACGCCCCGTCCCTGATCGATGTCGCGCACACCCTGCGCACGGGCCGGGTCCGGCTGCCCGCACGCGCCTATGTCGTGGCCGGTACGCGACAGGAGGCGGCCGACCGGCTCACGGCGACGGCCGGAGGCCGCCGGGACACGACGACCGACCCGCTGGGCGAGGCATGGCTGAGGGGCGAGGAGGTGACGTGGCCGGCCCTCGAAGGTGACGTACGGCGGGTGCAGCTCCCGACGTACCCGTTCGCGGGCGAGAGCCACGGCGCGCTGACGCTGCTCAGGCCCACGGTCCAGGTGCCGCACGAGGAGGCGGCGCCCGACGCCGCGGCACCCACGCCGGAGAGCGAACTCGAGCACAAGGTGATCGAGCTGGTGATCGAGGCGCTGGATCTGAACAGTGCGGCCGATCTCGCGCAGACGTACTTCGAGGCGGGCGGCGACTCGCTGACGGCCGTTCACCTCACCGGCAGGCTCCGCGACGAGTTGGGCATCGACGTGCCGATCCAGCTGTTCCTCGAACCGATCACACTGAGGAACATGACGATGAGCATCTGCGAGATGAAACAGAACGGTGCCGCGGACGGTGCGCTCGACGCCCTTCTCTCCGAGTTCGAGGCGGAGTCGTGA
- a CDS encoding nuclease-related domain-containing protein, which produces MSGLRVIPTWRHGQERLYVCLTDGRNLAWYDREAARINLLSDDRREEVLEALGPFVTGPVTVGPPPVPTPAELARLTLHPDDDLAPNRPGEALLVSLDRDPGPSHRLRRPDPRRRALTAEQTVGEALDRLEGAGWHALHSIALPGGDRIHHLVIGPGGLFVLHSLYARKQKVTVADPMVSLGHREPYPLLRRLRADADRASYALTAEVRPVLALVGPADVAVPGPLRGLRVLRDTEVEGLGRLGGLLKPADVEALHAMARDRRVWGAVG; this is translated from the coding sequence ATGAGTGGACTGCGCGTCATACCGACCTGGCGGCACGGCCAGGAACGGCTCTACGTCTGCCTCACGGACGGGCGGAACCTCGCCTGGTACGACCGCGAGGCGGCCAGGATCAACCTGCTCAGCGACGACCGCAGGGAGGAGGTGCTGGAGGCGCTCGGCCCCTTCGTCACCGGCCCGGTGACGGTGGGCCCGCCGCCGGTCCCCACGCCCGCCGAGCTGGCCCGGCTGACCCTCCACCCGGACGACGACCTGGCGCCCAACCGTCCCGGCGAGGCGCTCCTGGTCTCCCTCGACCGGGATCCGGGCCCCTCCCACCGGCTGCGCCGCCCCGACCCGCGACGCCGGGCGCTGACGGCGGAGCAGACGGTCGGCGAGGCCCTGGACCGGCTGGAGGGCGCCGGCTGGCACGCGCTGCACTCCATCGCGCTGCCCGGCGGCGACCGCATCCACCACCTCGTGATCGGCCCCGGCGGGCTGTTCGTGCTGCACAGCCTGTACGCCCGTAAGCAGAAGGTGACCGTCGCCGACCCGATGGTCTCCCTCGGGCACCGCGAACCGTACCCCCTGCTGCGCCGTCTCCGCGCCGATGCCGACCGTGCCTCCTACGCCCTGACCGCCGAGGTCCGCCCGGTCCTCGCGCTGGTCGGCCCGGCCGACGTGGCGGTCCCCGGGCCGCTGCGGGGCCTTCGTGTCCTGCGGGACACGGAGGTGGAGGGGCTGGGCAGGCTGGGTGGGCTGCTGAAGCCGGCGGATGTGGAGGCGCTGCACGCGATGGCTCGGGACCGGCGAGTTTGGGGTGCCGTTGGTTGA
- the ligD gene encoding non-homologous end-joining DNA ligase, producing MTPITEVEGRGLALSNLEKVLYPAAGFTKGELLHYYATTADALLPHLRDRPVSFLRYPDGPGGQVFFTKNVPPGTPEWVTTAEVPRTEGPARMVLVQDLPSLMWAANLVTEFHTPQWLIDAPGEADRLVFDLDPGSPATVVECCEVALWLRERLAADGIEAYAKTSGSKGLHLAAAIRPAPSEQATGYAKELAVEAEKVMPRLAIHRMTKSLRPGKVFVDWSQNAARKTTATPYTLRARRDPTVSAPVTWEEVENCRSPRTLTFLAPDLAPRLQDYGDLLAPLLDTSRSGTLP from the coding sequence ATGACGCCGATCACAGAGGTGGAGGGGCGGGGGCTCGCGCTCAGCAACCTGGAGAAGGTGCTGTATCCGGCGGCCGGGTTCACCAAGGGCGAGCTGCTGCACTACTACGCGACCACCGCCGACGCACTCCTGCCCCATCTGCGCGACCGGCCGGTGTCCTTCCTGCGCTACCCGGACGGGCCGGGCGGACAGGTGTTCTTCACCAAGAACGTGCCGCCGGGTACGCCCGAGTGGGTCACCACCGCCGAGGTGCCCCGCACGGAGGGGCCGGCGCGGATGGTGCTGGTGCAGGATCTGCCCTCGCTGATGTGGGCGGCCAACCTCGTCACGGAGTTCCACACGCCCCAGTGGCTGATCGACGCGCCCGGCGAGGCCGACCGGCTGGTCTTCGACCTCGACCCCGGCTCGCCCGCCACCGTGGTCGAGTGCTGCGAGGTCGCCCTCTGGCTGCGGGAACGGCTGGCCGCCGACGGCATCGAGGCGTACGCCAAGACCTCCGGCTCGAAGGGGCTCCATCTCGCCGCCGCCATCCGGCCGGCCCCCTCCGAGCAGGCCACCGGATACGCCAAGGAACTCGCCGTGGAGGCCGAGAAGGTCATGCCCCGGCTCGCGATCCACCGGATGACGAAGAGCCTGCGGCCCGGCAAGGTCTTCGTCGACTGGAGCCAGAACGCCGCCCGCAAGACCACGGCCACGCCCTACACCCTGCGCGCCCGCCGCGACCCGACCGTGTCCGCACCGGTCACCTGGGAGGAGGTGGAGAACTGCCGCTCCCCCCGAACCCTGACCTTCCTCGCCCCGGACCTGGCCCCACGCCTCCAGGACTACGGCGACCTGTTGGCACCGCTCCTGGACACGTCCCGGTCGGGCACGCTGCCGTGA
- a CDS encoding Ku protein: protein MRSIWNGAISFGLVSIPIKVVNATESHAISFRQIHTEDGGRIRYRKFCELEDREVSQGEIGKGYEDADGSIIPITDEDLAELPIPTAKTIEIVAFVPGDRIDPLQMDAAYYLAASGAPAAKPYTLLREALKRSNKVAIAKFALRGRERLGMLRVVGDAIAMHGLLWPDEVRAPEGVAPDTGVTVRDKELDLADALMDTLGEVDLDDLHDEYREAVEEVIAAKAAGEAPPAAPEPATRGKVLDLMAALESSVRAAKESRGEEPAEVRRLPERKSARAAPKQAAGKKSTATTKKTAAKKTASARKSTSKTAQGTKKTAAKSTAKSTARSTAKKTTARTAKTAKKTAARKRSA from the coding sequence GTGCGATCCATCTGGAACGGCGCCATCTCCTTCGGCCTGGTCAGCATCCCGATCAAGGTGGTGAACGCGACCGAGAGCCATGCGATCTCCTTCCGCCAGATCCACACCGAGGACGGCGGCCGGATCCGCTACCGCAAGTTCTGCGAACTGGAGGACCGCGAGGTCAGCCAGGGCGAGATCGGCAAGGGGTACGAGGACGCGGACGGCTCGATCATCCCCATCACCGACGAGGACCTGGCCGAGCTGCCGATCCCGACCGCGAAGACGATCGAGATCGTGGCCTTCGTGCCGGGTGACCGGATCGACCCGCTCCAGATGGACGCGGCGTACTACCTCGCCGCGAGCGGCGCCCCGGCCGCCAAGCCGTACACCCTGCTGCGCGAGGCGCTCAAGCGCAGCAACAAGGTCGCCATCGCCAAGTTCGCGCTGCGCGGCCGGGAGCGGCTGGGCATGCTGCGGGTCGTCGGCGACGCCATCGCCATGCACGGCCTGCTCTGGCCCGACGAGGTGCGTGCCCCCGAGGGTGTCGCCCCCGACACCGGCGTCACCGTCCGCGACAAGGAACTCGACCTCGCGGACGCCCTGATGGACACCCTCGGCGAGGTCGACCTCGACGATCTGCACGACGAGTACCGCGAGGCCGTCGAGGAGGTCATCGCCGCGAAGGCGGCCGGCGAGGCCCCGCCCGCCGCCCCCGAACCCGCCACCCGCGGGAAGGTCCTCGACCTCATGGCGGCCCTGGAGAGCAGCGTGCGGGCGGCGAAGGAGTCCCGCGGCGAGGAGCCGGCGGAGGTCAGACGTCTGCCGGAGCGCAAGTCGGCCAGGGCGGCCCCGAAGCAGGCCGCGGGCAAGAAGTCGACGGCGACTACGAAGAAGACAGCGGCGAAGAAGACGGCATCGGCCAGGAAGTCGACGTCGAAGACGGCCCAGGGAACGAAGAAGACGGCAGCGAAGAGCACAGCCAAGAGCACAGCCAGGAGCACGGCGAAGAAGACCACGGCCAGGACCGCCAAGACCGCCAAGAAGACGGCGGCCCGCAAGCGCAGTGCGTGA